A stretch of the Papaver somniferum cultivar HN1 chromosome 6, ASM357369v1, whole genome shotgun sequence genome encodes the following:
- the LOC113286999 gene encoding protein CPR-5-like, translating to MELSSPSSFSLFSEINNGKSTIDHDDEDDNHELSTADSIPNDPDHHYLNSENPNKNNQIPKSDSSIDSSDRVAAKKNKKVSVPSSSSSTSHKGGFRMVNKRRIVDFGGGKSRAESFFDSLALPLGMSFAAVVAQVLDKKTTAGEKIQADHLSQICTEALKEALAKVYGNRFDSFVRNFGTSFETTLRTLRMIDTTFSEKVKDPLVHSRIKDYISEVAQPALSEEQGHPLSRSSVRSHHSDVVPSTCAVHEPSFSSFEERNDESGNDSINQDLILHCQINQPLSSVSQNSLVSHRSGKNQSVLSTFEKSVEEHARSNDLKSFEIGLKMKELQLKEEKLSLSYDSNRLEKCKLSMGISKATCRAEKFKTQLEDTRHAELLKKCIDCLVAGLFIMSACLMYGAYIYSYQRITEITASCTMPPKESTSWWMPKQVSSLNSGLHTLRCQIEVISRMMFGILMILVIGYLLLQRSSSSKQTMPITIIVMLLAVACGFVGKFCVDTLGGSGFLWLFHWEVLCMVHFFSNICTSALFILLYGPVPVSPGTNINRKPPYWIRRFLFYAVILSLPVLCGLMPFAGPGEWIDHFFSRVRDALFGPEEVWE from the exons ATGGAACTCTCGTCTCCATCATCTTTTTCCCTCTTTTCAGAAATCaacaatggaaaatcaaccattgatcatgatgatgaagatgataatcaTGAATTATCCACCGCCGATTCAATCCCCAATGACCCGGATCATCATTATCTCAATTCAGAAAACCCTAATAAGAATAATCAAATCCCAAAATCTGATTCTTCCATTGATTCTTCAGATAGAGTTGCTgctaagaagaataagaaagttTCAGTTCcttcttcgtcgtcttctacttcACACAAAGGTGGGTTTCGTATGGTGAATAAACGGAGGATTGTGGATTTTGGTGGTGGGAAGAGTAGGGCGGAGAGTTTCTTTGATTCACTTGCTCTTCCACTTGGGATGTcttttgctgctgttgttgctcag GTTTTGGACAAGAAAACTACCGCAGGTGAGAAGATTCAAGCGGATCATCTTTCTCAG ATCTGCACTGAAGCTTTGAAAGAAGCATTAGCCAAG GTTTATGGAAACAGATTCGATTCTTTCGTGAGAAACTTCGGGACATCATTCGAAACCACTTTGAGAACTCTAcgaatgattgacacaacattTTCCGAAAAGGTTAAGGATCCCTTAGTTCACTCACGGATAAAAGATTATATTTCAGAAGTGGCTCAACCTGCATTATCTGAAGAGCAAGGGCATCCTTTAAGTAGATCTAGTGTGAGAAGTCATCATTCAGATGTGGTCCCATCTACCTGTGCAGTTCACGAGCCATCATTTAGTTCCTTTGAAGAGAGAAACGACGAGTCTGGTAATGATTCTATTAATCAGGATCTCATCCTGCATTGTCAAATAAATCAACCGTTGTCTTCTGTTTCTCAAAACTCATTAGTTTCTCACCGTTCTGGTAAAAACCAATCTGTGCTGAGTACCTTTGAAAAGTCTGTCGAGGAGCATGCTCGTTCAAATGATCTGAAGTCATTTGAGATCGGCCTAAAGATGAAAGAACTGCAattgaaagaagaaaagttgtctCTGAGTTATGATTCAAATCGTCTGGAGAAGTGTAAATTATCCATGGGTATTTCGAAGGCTACCTGTAGAGCTGAAAAATTTAAAACTCAGTTGGAAGATACAAGACATGCAGAGCTGCTTAAGAAGTGCATTGACTGTCTGGTTGCTGGCCTGTTTATCATGTCGGCATGCCTTATGTACGGGGCTTATATTTATTCGTACCAGCGGATCACAGAAATCACAGCATCATGTACGATGCCTCCTAAG GAGTCTACATCCTGGTGGATGCCAAAACAAGTGTCCTCCCTCAACTCAGGGCTACATACATTGAGATGTCAGATTGAAGTTATAAGTCGGATGATGTTCGGGATACTAATGATCTTGGTGATCGGTTATTTACTTTTGCAacgatcttcttcttctaagcaGACGATGCCTATTACCATTATCGTAATGCTACTAGCAGTTGCTTGTGGTTTTGTGGGAAAATTTTGCGTAGACACTTTAGGTGGGAGTGGATTTCTGTGGCTCTTTCACTGGGAGGTCCTGTGTATGGTTCATTTCTTCTCGAACATCTGTACATCGGCTTTATTTATTCTCCTGTATGGCCCTGTACCAGTGTCCCCAGGAACCAACATTAACAGAAAGCCTCCGTACTGGATTCGCCGGTTTCTGTTCTATGCCGTCATTCTCTCTCTACCAGTATTATGTGGTTTGATGCCATTTGCAGGCCCTGGGGAATGGATTGATCACTTCTTTTCCCGTGTAAGAGATGCTTTGTTTGGACCTGAAGAAGTCTGGGAATAG
- the LOC113286998 gene encoding endoglucanase 6-like, protein MEKSQRFVCLVVLHLVLVLLTSSVNAGHDYRAALSKSILFFEAQRSGYLPGNQRVRWRANSGLNDGKASGVDLVGGYYDAGDNVKFGLPMAFTVTMMSWSIIEYGKQLAINGELGHALRAVKWGTDYFIKAHPQPNVLYGEVGDGDTDHYCWQRPEDMTTDRRAYRLDPNHPGSDLAGETAAAMAAASIVFRRYDRAYSATLLRHAKELFNFADKYRGKYDSSITVARKYYQSVSGYSDELLWAAAWMHKATNNKFYLNYLGRNGHSLGGTGWAMTEFGWDVKYAGVQVLVSKLLMQGKAGRHLDVFQGYQKQAEFFMCSCLGKGYRNIQRTPGGLIFRQRWNNLQFVTSASFLLSVYSDYLTTSRKTLTCAYGKFAPSQLLNFAKSQVDYILGSNPRATSYMVGYGNNYPQQVHHRASSIPSIKVQPSFVTCRGGYAKWYTRKASNANILTGAIVGGPDAYDNFADERDNFEQTEPATYNNAPLLGVLARLSAGSRGYNLGLPEDGSAVTKPMPKRKPAPAPAKSSVITITQKVTLSWKAKGKTYFRYSTQVTNKSKKNLKNVKLSVSELYGPLWGLTKSGSSYILGNLPARKSVEVVYVHAAPPAYITVANYN, encoded by the exons ATGGAGAAGTCTCAgagatttgtttgtttggttgtgcTGCATTTAGTACTTGTGTTGTTAACATCATCAGTGAATGCTGGTCATGATTATCGTGCTGCATTGAGTAAAAGTATACTATTCTTTGAAGCCCAAAGGTCTGGTTATCTTCCTGGTAATCAAAGAGTTAGGTGGAGAGCTAATTCTGGTCTCAATGATGGCAAAGCTAGTGGG GTGGATTTAGTAGGAGGATATTATGATGCAGGAGACAATGTGAAATTTGGGTTACCAATGGCATTCACAGTGACAATGATGTCATGGAGTATAATTGAATATGGCAAACAATTAGCTATCAATGGTGAACTTGGCCATGCTCTAAGAGCTGTGAAATGGGGTACTGACTACTTCATTAAAGCTCATCCACAACCTAATGTCCTCTATGGAGAG GTTGGTGATGGAGATACTGATCATTACTGTTGGCAAAGGCCAGAAGACATGACGACGGATCGACGGGCGTACAGGCTTGATCCTAACCATCCAGGTTCCGATCTTGCTGGAGAAACCGCTGCTGCAATGGCTGCAGCTTCCATAGTCTTTCGTCGCTATGACAGAGCTTACTCTGCCACTTTACTTCGCCATGCTAAAGAG CTATTCAATTTTGCGGACAAATACAGGGGCAAATATGATAGCAGCATCACAGTTGCTAGAAAGTACTATCAATCTGTCAGCGGATACTCC GATGAGTTGCTTTGGGCAGCCGCCTGGATGCACAAGGCAACCAACAATAAGTTTTACTTGAATTATCTTGGGAGGAATGGTCATTCACTTGGTGGGACCGGATGGGCCATGACTGAGTTCGGATGGGATGTGAAATATGCTGGCGTCCAAGTTCTTGTTTCTAAG CTCTTAATGCAAGGAAAGGCTGGTCGTCACTTGGATGTTTTCCAAGGATACCAAAAGCAGGCCGAGTTTTTCATGTGTTCATGCCTTGGAAAGGGATACAGGAACATCCAAAGGACTCCTGGAGGCCTTATCTTCCGACAGCGGTGGAACAACTTGCAGTTTGTGACAAGTGCATCATTTCTACTGTCCGTTTATTCTGACTATCTTACCACGTCTAGGAAAACCCTGACATGTGCTTATGGCAAGTTTGCACCATCTCAGCTTCTCAACTTCGCCAAGTCTCAG GTGGATTACATTTTGGGGAGCAACCCAAGAGCAACGAGTTACATGGTGGGCTACGGAAACAACTATCCGCAGCAAGTTCACCATCGAGCCTCTTCAATCCCCTCTATCAAGGTCCAACCATCTTTCGTAACATGCCGAGGCGGTTACGCCAAATGGTATACTCGTAAAGCAAGTAATGCCAATATTTTGACTGGCGCCATTGTTGGCGGGCCTGATGCCTATGACAATTTTGCCGATGAGAGAGATAATTTTGAGCAGACAGAACCCGCCACCTACAACAATGCTCCCCTTCTTGGTGTGTTAGCTCGTCTAAGTGCGGGTTCCAGAGGATACAACCTTGGTCTTCCAG AGGATGGCTCAGCTGTGACAAAACCCATGCCTAAGCGCAAACCAGCACCTGCCCCAG CTAAATCTTCTGTGATCACAATCACACAGAAAGTGACATTGTCATGGAAAGCCAAGGGAAAAACTTACTTTAGATATTCCACGCAAGTGACAAACAAGTCtaagaagaatttgaagaatGTGAAGCTTTCCGTGTCAGAACTTTACGGTCCTCTATGGGGCCTGACGAAGTCAGGTAGTTCTTACATTTTAGGTAATTTGCCTGCACGTAAAAGCGTAGAGGTTGTTTACGTTCATGCAGCTCCTCCAGCTTATATAACCGTTGCAAATTACAATTGA